A genome region from bacterium includes the following:
- a CDS encoding crotonase/enoyl-CoA hydratase family protein codes for MNTDHCLIERDGHVLTITLNRPEAKNALSPGMLAGMYKAWRQLDEDRELRVAILTGRGDVFCAGADLKAMGAGESDDEFMRLMSEVPDIHWQALLRHNRPLKPIITAVEGFAVAGGTEILQGTDIRIAAEDAVFGVTEARRGLFPLGGSSVRLRRQIPYTLAAEILLTGRHVTAREALDFGLIGRIVPKGQALAEARKVAQVVCENGPLSIRALMRMLREVDESVPEAEALARELEVGSPIFGTRDAREGMKAFAEKRKPVYTGE; via the coding sequence ATGAACACCGACCACTGTCTGATCGAGCGCGACGGTCACGTGCTGACGATCACCCTCAATCGACCGGAGGCGAAGAACGCGCTCAGCCCCGGCATGCTGGCCGGCATGTACAAGGCGTGGCGCCAGCTCGACGAGGACCGCGAGCTGCGGGTCGCCATCCTGACCGGCCGCGGCGACGTCTTCTGCGCCGGCGCCGACCTCAAGGCGATGGGCGCCGGCGAGTCCGACGACGAGTTCATGCGCCTCATGTCCGAGGTGCCGGACATCCACTGGCAGGCGCTGCTGCGCCACAACCGGCCGCTCAAGCCGATCATCACCGCGGTCGAGGGCTTCGCGGTCGCCGGCGGCACCGAGATCCTGCAGGGCACCGACATCCGCATCGCCGCCGAGGACGCCGTGTTCGGCGTCACCGAGGCGCGCCGCGGCCTCTTTCCGCTCGGCGGCTCCAGCGTCCGCCTGCGCCGCCAGATCCCCTACACGCTGGCCGCCGAGATCCTGCTCACCGGCCGCCACGTGACGGCCAGGGAGGCGCTCGACTTCGGCCTCATCGGCCGCATCGTGCCCAAGGGACAGGCGCTGGCCGAGGCGCGCAAGGTGGCGCAGGTGGTGTGCGAGAACGGGCCGCTGTCGATCCGCGCCCTGATGCGCATGCTGCGCGAGGTGGACGAGAGCGTCCCCGAGGCCGAGGCGCTGGCGCGCGAGCTCGAGGTGGGCAGCCCGATCTTCGGCACCCGCGACGCGCGCGAGGGCATGAAGGCCTTCGCCGAGAAGCGCAAGCCCGTCTACACCGGCGAATGA